Proteins encoded within one genomic window of Candidatus Zixiibacteriota bacterium:
- a CDS encoding acyltransferase yields MNDEVFIHEKALVAEGCEIGPRTRIWAFSNILKGARIGADCNICDHCFIEGRVRIGDRVTVKNGVSLWDGLSVENDVFIGPHAVFTNDVYPRSRVYHDEPVRTKLKMGCTIGANATIIAGHTIGCYAFVGAGAVVTRDVPDHTLWLGNPARQVGYVCRCGKHLKPIDGSDELVCSCGLKYHFDNGVLTLPEW; encoded by the coding sequence ATGAACGATGAAGTTTTCATTCATGAGAAAGCGCTGGTGGCGGAAGGATGTGAAATCGGTCCGCGCACACGTATCTGGGCTTTCAGCAATATCCTTAAGGGAGCCAGGATCGGCGCTGATTGCAACATCTGTGATCATTGTTTTATCGAGGGGAGAGTGCGAATCGGCGATAGGGTAACGGTTAAGAACGGGGTGTCACTTTGGGATGGCCTATCTGTTGAGAACGACGTCTTTATCGGTCCGCATGCAGTATTTACCAATGACGTTTACCCGCGCAGCAGAGTATATCACGATGAGCCGGTACGCACGAAGTTAAAGATGGGTTGCACCATCGGAGCCAATGCCACCATTATTGCCGGTCATACGATTGGCTGCTATGCCTTTGTCGGTGCCGGAGCCGTAGTCACCCGGGATGTCCCGGATCATACCTTATGGCTGGGCAATCCCGCCCGACAAGTGGGGTATGTCTGTCGCTGTGGAAAACACTTAAAGCCCATCGATGGAAGCGATGAATTAGTTTGCAGTTGTGGGCTTAAATATCATTTCGACAACGGAGTTCTTACCCTCCCCGAGTGGTAG
- a CDS encoding Gfo/Idh/MocA family oxidoreductase, producing the protein MNIGVIGYGYWGPNLVRNFNGLDDTTVTAVCDQRPERLEAVRKRYPGTSLLTRDANDLLMSPDVDAIVVATPVSQHFPLGMEALSNGKHLFVEKPFTATVEQAERMIELAEQKNLRIMVDHTFVYTGAVETIKKYIDDGKLGEMFYFDSVRVNLGLFQHDVNVIWDLAPHDVSIMDHLIMQQPRAIAATGVAHFDSGVENIAYISTYYENNLLGHIHVNWLAPVKVRRTLISGSRKMIIYDDTEPSEKVKIYDKGIDVVQSKDQLYDILIQYRTGDMLAPQIDLTEALSKIAREFYDAVNESRPAKTDGFAGLRVVKILEAANRSIRNGGRVVELD; encoded by the coding sequence ATGAATATAGGCGTCATCGGATATGGTTATTGGGGGCCGAATCTGGTCAGGAATTTTAACGGGCTTGACGATACCACCGTAACTGCCGTTTGTGACCAACGTCCGGAACGGCTAGAAGCGGTCCGCAAGCGTTATCCCGGGACTTCTCTTCTGACCCGGGATGCCAATGATCTTCTAATGTCGCCTGATGTCGATGCTATTGTCGTTGCGACTCCGGTGTCACAACATTTCCCGCTTGGAATGGAGGCACTCTCCAACGGTAAGCATCTGTTTGTTGAAAAGCCATTCACGGCAACGGTCGAGCAAGCGGAGCGGATGATCGAATTAGCCGAACAAAAGAACCTTCGGATTATGGTCGATCACACTTTCGTATATACCGGCGCAGTTGAGACGATCAAAAAGTACATTGACGACGGCAAGCTGGGGGAGATGTTTTATTTCGATTCGGTTCGTGTGAATTTAGGTTTGTTTCAACACGATGTGAACGTTATCTGGGACCTCGCTCCGCATGATGTGTCGATTATGGATCATTTGATAATGCAACAACCCCGCGCTATCGCCGCAACCGGAGTGGCTCATTTCGATTCCGGAGTTGAAAATATCGCCTATATCTCGACCTATTACGAAAACAACCTTCTCGGACATATCCATGTCAACTGGCTGGCGCCGGTGAAAGTGCGCCGAACGCTTATTTCCGGGTCTCGGAAGATGATCATCTACGACGATACCGAACCGTCCGAGAAAGTAAAAATCTACGATAAAGGGATCGATGTTGTCCAATCCAAAGACCAGCTTTACGATATCCTGATTCAGTATCGCACCGGTGACATGCTCGCGCCGCAAATCGATCTGACCGAAGCGCTGTCCAAAATCGCTCGCGAGTTTTACGATGCCGTCAACGAGTCTCGTCCCGCCAAAACCGACGGATTCGCCGGTTTGAGGGTGGTAAAAATTCTAGAAGCAGCCAACCGGTCCATTCGTAACGGTGGACGCGTAGTTGAACTGGATTGA
- a CDS encoding radical SAM protein, giving the protein MSLPSFVQRQLFPLYRHSLTKLHDLRYMFFELTHRCNLACRHCGSDCVRDTRTPDLPAEDILRVLKEIKDSGKDPSKITVALSGGEPLCYPNLWELGRQIARMGFPWGMVTNGFAWHDDSLAKALHAGMGSITLSLDGLKDDHDWLRGKEGSFERVMAAIDSLRDYTGNWDVITCVNERNIGDLEEIRALLIDHGVKMWRFFMISPIGRAAKFPELTLSGPQLRRLFEKVIDFRNRGEIDVCYSESGYLGSEFEQKVRSQRYLCLAGIMIAGVMVNGDILACPNIDRRFAQGNIYRDSFIDVWENRYRQFRDRRWMRQGDCADCEHWTLCLGNSFHLWDLDQSRTRYCHCQRLKER; this is encoded by the coding sequence ATGAGTCTTCCCTCTTTCGTACAACGACAACTGTTTCCGTTGTACCGCCATTCACTGACTAAACTTCATGACCTTCGTTACATGTTCTTCGAGCTGACTCACCGTTGTAACCTGGCCTGCCGCCATTGTGGTTCGGATTGCGTTCGCGACACCCGCACCCCCGATCTTCCCGCTGAGGACATTCTCCGTGTTCTGAAGGAGATCAAGGACTCCGGCAAGGATCCGAGCAAGATCACGGTTGCCCTGTCCGGCGGCGAGCCGCTCTGTTATCCCAACCTTTGGGAATTAGGGCGTCAGATTGCTCGAATGGGCTTCCCCTGGGGCATGGTGACCAATGGCTTCGCCTGGCATGATGACAGTCTGGCCAAAGCGCTCCACGCCGGTATGGGCTCAATTACCTTAAGCCTGGACGGCCTCAAGGATGATCATGACTGGCTTCGCGGCAAGGAAGGATCATTCGAACGGGTTATGGCCGCTATTGATTCTTTACGCGATTACACGGGAAACTGGGATGTGATTACCTGCGTCAATGAGCGAAACATAGGCGACCTGGAAGAAATAAGAGCACTCCTCATCGATCACGGCGTAAAAATGTGGCGCTTCTTCATGATCTCTCCGATTGGACGAGCAGCCAAATTCCCTGAGCTAACCCTCAGCGGCCCGCAATTGAGACGCCTGTTCGAAAAGGTCATTGACTTCAGGAACCGCGGCGAGATTGATGTTTGCTATTCAGAATCCGGTTACCTGGGTTCTGAATTCGAACAGAAGGTGCGTTCGCAACGCTATCTTTGTCTGGCCGGGATTATGATTGCCGGTGTAATGGTCAACGGCGACATCCTCGCCTGCCCCAACATCGACCGCCGCTTTGCTCAGGGTAACATCTATCGGGATTCGTTTATAGATGTCTGGGAAAACCGTTACCGGCAGTTCCGGGATCGTCGCTGGATGCGACAGGGCGATTGTGCCGACTGCGAGCACTGGACGCTCTGCCTCGGAAACAGTTTTCACCTCTGGGATCTGGACCAGTCTCGAACTCGTTATTGTCATTGCCAACGTCTAAAAGAACGTTGA
- a CDS encoding glycosyltransferase family 2 protein, with translation MSEPSPKILVAVLAFNEGDKLRQLVMRFPDDRNYEVLFVDDGSSDGTAAFLDKSPFAVIHHTENLGVGAGISSAVKYAREHGHELLVVMAANGKMLPEEIPRLLEPLISNQADYVQGSRYLKGGQAPNLPLFRRFMIKLFTLIVNLFTGIKGTDITCGFRAYRLAILNHPEVDINQDWLGKYEMEYYIHYKVIKLGYRLVEVPVSMVYPAEGKNYSKITPFVGWWSMIRPWIFLILHLKK, from the coding sequence ATGTCAGAGCCCTCTCCCAAGATACTGGTTGCGGTGTTGGCGTTCAATGAGGGGGATAAATTACGCCAACTGGTAATGCGTTTCCCGGATGATCGTAATTATGAAGTGTTGTTTGTCGACGATGGCTCCAGTGACGGCACCGCAGCGTTTCTCGATAAAAGCCCGTTTGCGGTAATTCATCATACTGAGAATCTAGGCGTGGGAGCCGGGATCAGCTCAGCCGTAAAATATGCTCGCGAACACGGCCATGAGTTATTAGTGGTAATGGCGGCCAACGGCAAGATGTTGCCGGAAGAAATACCACGTTTGCTTGAACCGCTTATCTCCAATCAAGCCGATTACGTACAGGGATCACGCTATCTGAAGGGCGGACAAGCGCCCAATTTGCCTCTTTTCAGACGATTCATGATAAAATTGTTCACCTTGATCGTTAACCTCTTCACGGGGATTAAGGGAACGGATATCACCTGTGGTTTCAGGGCTTATCGTCTTGCGATACTGAACCATCCGGAAGTAGACATCAACCAGGACTGGCTCGGCAAATACGAAATGGAATACTACATACATTACAAGGTGATCAAACTCGGTTATCGACTGGTTGAAGTCCCGGTTTCGATGGTTTATCCTGCTGAGGGGAAAAACTACTCCAAGATCACACCGTTTGTTGGTTGGTGGTCAATGATCCGCCCCTGGATTTTTCTCATTCTTCACCTCAAGAAATAA
- a CDS encoding LuxR C-terminal-related transcriptional regulator yields the protein MDKLFLESFANEQSAYHGEELESSLSRKMDRFRSKLSWHIRNSLSARQKEVIQYYLSGKKEREIASILGITQQVVNIYKHRAIKKLQKVLTS from the coding sequence GTGGACAAACTCTTTCTGGAATCGTTTGCCAATGAGCAGTCTGCCTACCACGGCGAAGAACTGGAATCATCATTAAGTCGCAAAATGGATCGGTTCCGCTCCAAGCTATCCTGGCACATCCGTAATTCACTTTCTGCTCGCCAAAAGGAAGTGATCCAGTATTATCTGAGCGGTAAAAAGGAGCGGGAAATTGCCTCGATTCTGGGGATCACCCAACAGGTGGTGAACATTTATAAGCATAGAGCTATCAAGAAGTTGCAGAAGGTTTTGACGTCGTAG